In Sphingobacterium sp. R2, the genomic stretch ACCTTTTTCTTGACATAATGTTTTAAAAACTTCTTCAAATCCCAGAAGTTTTGCAGTGCCACTAGTAATAATATCCAAGCATTCTTGTTTTGCTATCGCATACATCTTTTTTGAATCCAGTTCTGGATCATTACTTTTTCGAATTCCATCTGCACGTTGCGAATAACCTCCGGCGGCCAAAGCCAAACGAGCACGCAGCCCCTTAGCGAACGCTTTGTTGACATGTTCAACATTGGCCGTTTTAGCACTTTGATTTGGCCAAGGCAAATATTTTTGTGCTTCCTCTAAATCGGCTAGTAATTGCTTGTAAATTACGTCACGGTCACTACGTTCGATATAGATGGTTGCTGTACTAAGCGGTTCAAAACGGGCTGGTACATCTCCCCAAGCCTTGATGAGATCATTGTACACAACAGCTCTTAAAGTTAGTATCTCCCCTAGAATGTAGGCCATTTCTGGACGTTGTTCTATTTCGCCATACTTACGTAACCCTCTAATCGCCAAGTTCGCTCGTTCTATTCCTTCATAGAACTTCGCCCAGGCATTATTATCTGTATTCATCTGGGTGTTATTCACGTTTGTGTTATAGTTTGACAATCGTGACTTTTCATCGCCAGTATTCTTCAAGCTATTATTGACTTCTGTGTCTGTATTGACGCCATAAAATACGAGGTACCTCCCCCGGTAGGAGTTTGTTTCACCAAAAGATTGAATAATTCCTGCAACTGCCCCCTCCGCAAGATCTTGATTAGAAAATATAACGGATTCATCCAATGCAGATTTAGACGGTGCTTCCAATATTTTATTACAAGAAGATATAGATCCTGCAAAAATTAAAGCTATTGTTATATGCAAAAGTGTTTTTTTCATAAGACTAGAAGTTTAAATTAAGACCTGCTACGAAAGTTCTGCTTTTTGGATAAGCTGAATAATCCACTCCCGGAGTAAGGTTTGTTCTCCTTCGTGTAGAGACTTCAGGATCAAAACCACTATAATTTGTCCAAACGGCAAGATTATATCCAGACACATATACTCTGAAGTTCCGGATTTTTAACTTTTCTGTAAATGCCTTAGGGAGTGTATAACCAATTGTAACAGTTCCTAAGCGCAAAAATGAACCATCCTCCACAGCCCAGTCGCTGAATATAAATTTATTGGTAAGGGGAGACCAAAGACTTGTATTTTTATTCATATCGTCCAATTGGTTAGGATCGTTACTGATTGTTCCATCGGGCAGCAAATTGGTCCAGCGTTGTCCTTCTTCCATCACAGTAAGCATGTTTCGGTTATTATACTTGCTTGTGGATGTGTATTCAATCTTATTTGCATTGTAAATATCATTTCCATAGCTCCAGTTAAATAATGCCGTCATATCAAAGTTATAGACACGCGTATTGATTGAGAAGCCTCCTGTATGCAAAGGGTTTGCATCGCCAATAATGGTTTGATCGCTCGCATTTATCTTGTTATCTTCACCGGCTAAATTTTTCAATTTCATTGTCCCCGGTCTTATGGTTCCAACGACAGCAGAGGCATCTGCGACGCCATCCCTCAAAATCCATTTTTTTGATGCTGCGTCATAGCCTGTAAAATCTGAAACTTCATAGCGCCCATCACTCATGTAACCATACATTTTTCCAACTCGTCCACCAGTCTCCACAATGTAATCCGTTCCAATTTCTGTTGAAGCCCAGCCCGAAGCCATTGGAATCGAAGTCAAGGTCCCCAAAGAATTAACTTTCGTTTGATTGAAACTAATATTACCGCTAAAATTAAGATCAAAGTTTTTCTTATTTATTGCGGACCAGTTTAGCGTAAGCTCAATACCTTTATTTTGGGTCTCTCCCAAGTTGCGGTATTGATCATCATAGCCTGATCCGGCAATTGGGAAAAGGATCAAAAGATCTTTCGTTTTGTTTTTATAGACATCAATCGTTCCCGATAGCTTCTTCTTGAACAGGGTAAAGTCCAGCCCTATATTCCTTGAAATGGTCGTTTCCCATTTTAAATCTGGATTAGACATTGTTTTTGACGTAGCCCAATAATTTTTATACCCGTTAACCCATTCTGTATTCTTAACCGAGAATATGGGATAGATCTGCTCTAATGGAATATTATTATTTCCGGATGTACCCAAACTTGCCCTTAGCTTCAGGTCATCCAGCCAAGATTGCGTATTGTTCATAAATGGTTCTGATGAAATCCGCCAAGCTGCTGCCATGGATGGGAAATATCCCCAATAATTATTTGCAGAAAACTTCGACGAACCATCTGCCCGAAAAGTTGCATTAAATAAATACTTCGAATCTAGATCATAATTTACCCGGCCAAAAAATGACAGTAATTTTTCGTCAGCAAACATATAATTGTTTATCGTACTGGAGGCGCCTTGTGGTGTTAATCTGCGGGTATCATCCAATTTAAAGCTTTTCGGAAAACCGTGTGTTGTATTCGTATTTAATGTTTTTTGTGTAAACAGATATTCCTGACCAACCAACACACTTAAACTATGTCCTTTAGGGAGAAAATCTTGAAAGTTATAGTTCAGTGTATTTGTTGAACGTATTCCTTGGGTAGAAGTATTCAATGAGATAAGAGCAGGCTTGTTTTGTTCTAACGCAGCGGGAACATTCCGTACATAATAAGTGGTTGTTCCGTAGAATCGATCGTTATAATTGCGGTAATCATCAAAGCCAAATTCTGTCCTAAACCGCAAGTTTTTAACAATATCCCAGCTAAATGCAGCATTTAGGTTATATGTTCGTCTTCGCTGCAACTGATCATTATCGACCAAGGATTCTAGTGGATTATATAAATTAAATTCATCATCGGTTTCGTCACTATTTGTCAAACCTCCCACCGGAAAGGGAGGATAAATCATTGCGAATTTTAATCGGGAGTCTGCTGATGAGGCTTCATTCTGTTCATTCATGCCTCCACCTGAAATGCGAACGTCAGAAAATCGTGCTCCTAGATCTATTGAAGTGCTTTTTGATGGTTTATGGTTGAGTTTAAAATTAATATTTTGTCTCCGAAAGCCTGACATTTCCATAATTGCCTTATCTTTTACAAACGAATGTGAAATAGAATATTTCGTTTTATCAGTCCCTCCGGAGAGGTTGAAATTCTGATTGAAAGTATTTCCTGTCCTTCCGAATACAAGTTCCTGCCAATCGTTTGGTTTTACGTCTTTATAGAGATCTATATCCTGAAAGTTACCGAAGTATTTGACATAGGTATCCAGATTATTTTCCAATAAGGCCTGCTCGTATTGCCATGTTACATAATCGTATGGAGACAATATATCAAGCTTTTTTGCCAAATTTCGAATTCCCCCAAACGCACTATAACTAATTGATGTTTTCCCAGATTTGGCACTTTTAGTAGTTACGATGACAACCCCATTTGCACCTCGGGAGCCGTATATAGCTGCAGAAGATGCATCTTTTAATACATCAATCGATTCAATATCAGCAGGTGCGATATCTGATATCGAAGACATGGGAAATCCATCCACGATATATAAAGGTGCGTTATCTCCCGTAACGGAGCCACCGCCACGCACACGAACCTTCATCTCGGCATCAGGGGAGCCTTCTGTTGAAGAAATTTGTATACCTGCCATTCTCCCTGCAATCGCTTCAAGAGCAGAAGATACTGGAGCTTTGGAGATAGTTTCTGCACCTACGGAAGTTACAGCCCCTGTCAGATCTTTTTTCTTAACGGTTCCATATCCGATATTAACGGTTACTTCCTCGAGCGTATTAGACTTTTCTTCTAGAACAATACTTAGCATGTTCTGATTCGTAGGAATTGCAACTTTTTTAGTCTGAAATCCGACATAGGTAAATTGAAGTTCGTGATTGTTACCAGGTATCTCGATACTGAACTTCCCTCGCTGGTCGGTCACAGCAACAACTTTTGTCCCAGGCACGGTCACACTAACACCCACCAATGCTTTTTGATCCGTACCAACGACTGTTCCTTGGACTTTTCGGGTTTGAGCGTGTGCATTCAATGTGAATAACGAAGCACAGATAGCAGTAGAGATTACTAAGGCTTTACTCATATTTTTAGGGTTTAAAATTTTAATGATTAAATTGCTGTTGCAGGAACTGCATCAAAATTTAATTGGTTATCATACAATCAAGTTTACAAAGTATATTTCACTTGTTCATGCAAGTATCATTAAAAAGTTATGCAAACGTTGCCGGCAACGTTTGCATATCCTGATAAATTAGGTTTTGTAATTTTTTTTGACTAATATTATAGTTTATTTTGCCGATTATGAGATTCGAAAACTATACAATTAAAGATATCGCTAAGGCGCTTAATTTATCCACTTCCACGATCTCGAGAGCCCTAAGAGATAGTTATGAAATAAGCCCCGAAACAAAAAAGATTGTATTGGAATATGCCGAAAAAATAAACTATCGTGCCAACCCGATTGCTAGAAGTTTGAAAGAGCGTCGTAGTCATTCAATCGGTGTTATTGTTAGCGAAATAGCCAATAATTTTTTCTCACAGGTCATCAACGGTGTAGAATCTGTTGCTTATGACAAGAACTTTCAAATTATAATATCACAAACGCATGAATCGTCTGTACGTGAACGACTAAATGTTGAATATTTAACTTCCAGATCCATTGACGGACTATTGATTGCATTATCTTCGGAAACCGAAGATATATCCTATTTGCAGCAGCTGAAGGAGCGGGGATTTCCAATTGTCTTTTTTGATCGCGTGCCGCAGCAGTTTGACACTTACAAAGTCGTTGTAAACAATCAACAAGGAGCCTATGATGCGACGCAACACCTTATAAAACTTGGAAAGAAAAAAATTGCACACCTGACAAACTCCAAATCATTATCTATAACGAAGGATCGATTAATTGGCTATAAAAAGGCGCTAATGGCGAATCATATGGATTTCGATCCAAATTTGGTCAAGTATTGCCAACATGGCGGACTACACGCAGAAGAAATTGAGAAAGCTGTTGAGGAACTTATCCGCATTGGTTTTGATGCTATTTTCATTTCGGGCGACAAATTAACCACAGGATATCTTCATGTAATAAAAAAAAGGCCTTTAGCAATACAACAAGATATCGCTATTGCTGGATTTACAAACTCAAATGTTGTCGACTTATTTTCTTCCAAAGTAACAGCAATTAGACAGCCTGCTTTCGAAATGGGGAAAATCGCGACAGAATTGCTTATTAAGTTGATAGAAACCAAATATCCAATCGCTGAATTTGAAACACGTGTAT encodes the following:
- a CDS encoding SusC/RagA family TonB-linked outer membrane protein, with product MSKALVISTAICASLFTLNAHAQTRKVQGTVVGTDQKALVGVSVTVPGTKVVAVTDQRGKFSIEIPGNNHELQFTYVGFQTKKVAIPTNQNMLSIVLEEKSNTLEEVTVNIGYGTVKKKDLTGAVTSVGAETISKAPVSSALEAIAGRMAGIQISSTEGSPDAEMKVRVRGGGSVTGDNAPLYIVDGFPMSSISDIAPADIESIDVLKDASSAAIYGSRGANGVVIVTTKSAKSGKTSISYSAFGGIRNLAKKLDILSPYDYVTWQYEQALLENNLDTYVKYFGNFQDIDLYKDVKPNDWQELVFGRTGNTFNQNFNLSGGTDKTKYSISHSFVKDKAIMEMSGFRRQNINFKLNHKPSKSTSIDLGARFSDVRISGGGMNEQNEASSADSRLKFAMIYPPFPVGGLTNSDETDDEFNLYNPLESLVDNDQLQRRRTYNLNAAFSWDIVKNLRFRTEFGFDDYRNYNDRFYGTTTYYVRNVPAALEQNKPALISLNTSTQGIRSTNTLNYNFQDFLPKGHSLSVLVGQEYLFTQKTLNTNTTHGFPKSFKLDDTRRLTPQGASSTINNYMFADEKLLSFFGRVNYDLDSKYLFNATFRADGSSKFSANNYWGYFPSMAAAWRISSEPFMNNTQSWLDDLKLRASLGTSGNNNIPLEQIYPIFSVKNTEWVNGYKNYWATSKTMSNPDLKWETTISRNIGLDFTLFKKKLSGTIDVYKNKTKDLLILFPIAGSGYDDQYRNLGETQNKGIELTLNWSAINKKNFDLNFSGNISFNQTKVNSLGTLTSIPMASGWASTEIGTDYIVETGGRVGKMYGYMSDGRYEVSDFTGYDAASKKWILRDGVADASAVVGTIRPGTMKLKNLAGEDNKINASDQTIIGDANPLHTGGFSINTRVYNFDMTALFNWSYGNDIYNANKIEYTSTSKYNNRNMLTVMEEGQRWTNLLPDGTISNDPNQLDDMNKNTSLWSPLTNKFIFSDWAVEDGSFLRLGTVTIGYTLPKAFTEKLKIRNFRVYVSGYNLAVWTNYSGFDPEVSTRRRTNLTPGVDYSAYPKSRTFVAGLNLNF
- a CDS encoding LacI family DNA-binding transcriptional regulator — its product is MRFENYTIKDIAKALNLSTSTISRALRDSYEISPETKKIVLEYAEKINYRANPIARSLKERRSHSIGVIVSEIANNFFSQVINGVESVAYDKNFQIIISQTHESSVRERLNVEYLTSRSIDGLLIALSSETEDISYLQQLKERGFPIVFFDRVPQQFDTYKVVVNNQQGAYDATQHLIKLGKKKIAHLTNSKSLSITKDRLIGYKKALMANHMDFDPNLVKYCQHGGLHAEEIEKAVEELIRIGFDAIFISGDKLTTGYLHVIKKRPLAIQQDIAIAGFTNSNVVDLFSSKVTAIRQPAFEMGKIATELLIKLIETKYPIAEFETRVLPTELINND